The genomic DNA CGGCCTAGTGCGGCGTGCCGCCGGTGATGCCGGCCATCCCGGTCGACTGGCCGATGGCCTCGGTGCCGGCCGGATGCGCAGCCGCCACCGCGCCTGCGTAGACGTCCGCCCTCGACACCATCGAGGTCGCCATCGGCGCGGCGGTCGATTGGCCGATGGCCTCGGTGCCGGCCGGATGCGCAGCCGCGGCAGCGCCCTGGCTCACCTCGTCGCTCGAGATCGTCGAATTCATCATCGGCGCGCCGGTCGACTGGCCGATCGCTTCGGTGCCGCTCGGATGGGCGGCCGAGACGGCACCCTTGTAGACCTCGTCGCTGTATGACGACGATTGCGCGCTGGCCGTGATGGAGCCGAATGCGGCCAGGGCGACACAGCCGCCGAAGGCCAGGGCTTTGAGTGAAGTGTGCATAAGGATCTCCTTGAGGATCTCGGTTCTGCCCCGCACGGCACGAACGCCGTACGGAGGACCTGTTGGCACTCTAGGCAGCCAGAATGAGACGGGGATGAGGGGAGACTTAGCCCAGAATGAGCGCCGCGGGCCGGGCGGTCGTGCGGGAAAATCCTAGCGTGCTTGATGAAGACCGCCTACGGCCTTCGAGGACGCCGCAGCTATCCTGTCGGCAGCGGCTGCGCAGATGACGAGGTATCTTCAATGGCACTGGAACTGACCGAGCGGGAAACTTTCGCAGGCGTTCTCGCGACGCTCGTGCAGGATCGCTGCGCCACCAGCGGCGCGGCCAGGACCTCGCGCACGGGCCTGCAGGCCACGGTGCCGGTGGACGAACGGCCCTCCATACGCCGCGGCCTCAACGCGCTGATCGAGCATGGTGTGCTGGTCATGAGCGGCGAGGACATCGGCTTCACCGCGCAGGGCAAGGCCTTCGCGGCCTACGTCCAGAACGCCCAGGGCGAGCGCAACCCGAAGAACGCCGCCACCCTGGCCTCGACGCTGTCGGCGATCGACAAGGACGAGCGCTTCGCGCCGCACCGGCCGATCGAGGACATCCGCACGCTCCCCGCGCGCCTGGAGGCCTACCGCGCCGTCACCCAGCCGCGGCTATCGAAGGGCTGGGTCGTGCTGGGTGCGCTGGCCACGGCGGTGGCGGCCTTCGCGCTGCTGCGTTGACGCCATGGTCGGCGACGACATCCCGAACCCGATACCTCCGCGCGGCGAAGCCGCGATCAACATCGTCGCGCTCCTTCTGCTGCTCATGGGCCTGGGCGTGGCCGGCGGCGGCATCTGGCTGGCCGTGCTGCAGGGCAGCGGCTACTACGTGGCGGCAGGCGCCGGACTGCTGGCCACGGGCTGGCTGCTGATGCGGCGCCAGCCGGCAGCGCTGTGGGTCTATGCGCTGCTCTTCGGCGCCTCGCTGGTGTGGTCCGTGTGGGAGGCGGGCCTCGACTGGTGGCCGATGGCCGCGCGGCTCGACGTGCTGTTCGTGTTCGGCCTGCTGCTGCTGACGCCGTGGGTGACGCAGCGGCTGGTCCACGACGTGCCGGGGCAGGCCGATCCGGCGCCGGTCTCGCTGCGCCGCGACGGCGGCCTCGCGCTCGCCATGGCACTGGTGCTGTTCGTGGTCGTGGCGGTGCTGTCCTGGACACGCGATCCGCACGAGATCATCGGGCAGCTGCCCGGCGCGGCGGGCAACGCCACGCCCGCGCTCGGCGGACCCGAGGATGTGGTGCCGCCCGGCGAATGGCATGCCTATGGCCGCACCGGCTATGGCCAGCGCTATTCGCCGCTCGGCGAGATCACGCCAGCCAACGTGGACCAGCTGCAGGTCGCGTGGCAGATCCAGACCGGCGACCTGCGCGGCCGCAGCGGCGACCCCGAAGAGACGACCGACGAGGTGACGCCGCTCAAGGTGGGCGAGCGGCTGTTCCTGTGCACGCCGCACCAGTCGGTGATCGCGCTCGACGCCACCACGGGGGCGCAGCTGTGGCGCTACGACCCGAAGATCCAGGGCAAGCTGGCGCTGCAGCACCTGACCTGCCGCGGCCTGTCGTACCAGCCACCGCGCAGCGAGGCAACGCCGACAGTGCAGGCCGCGGCGACAGCACCGGCCGAGCCGGCATCCGCGCCGGCGCCCGCTGCCGAACCGGCATCCGCGTCCGCGTCCTCGCCCGCATCCGAGCCTCCCCCCTCGCCACCCGCACCGCCCGAGCTCGCCACGTCCGGCCAGGCCGCACAGCCGGTGGCCGCGGACAGCGGCCATGCGACCGACCACTGCCCGGCCCGGCTCTTCATGCCGACCGCGGACGGCCGCCTCATCGCGCTCGACCCCGACACGGGCGCCGTCTGCAAGGACTTCGGCGGCGGCAAGGGCCAGATCAACCTGTGGGCGCACATGCCCAATCTCGACCCGGGCTCCTACTATTCGACCTCGCCGGTGGTGGTCACGCGCAAGCTGCTGATCGTCGGCGGCACCGTGCTCGACAACCTGTCGACGCATGAACAGTCCGGCGTGATCCGCGCCTTCGACATCGACACCGGCGCGCTGGTGTGGAACTGGGATTCCGGCAACCCCGACAGCACCGAGCCGATCGCGCCGGGGCAGACCTACACCGTCAACTCGCCCAACAGCTGGTCGATCGCGAGCGTCGACGAAGCGCTGGGCATGGTCTACCTG from Variovorax sp. PBL-E5 includes the following:
- a CDS encoding membrane-bound PQQ-dependent dehydrogenase, glucose/quinate/shikimate family, with the protein product MVGDDIPNPIPPRGEAAINIVALLLLLMGLGVAGGGIWLAVLQGSGYYVAAGAGLLATGWLLMRRQPAALWVYALLFGASLVWSVWEAGLDWWPMAARLDVLFVFGLLLLTPWVTQRLVHDVPGQADPAPVSLRRDGGLALAMALVLFVVVAVLSWTRDPHEIIGQLPGAAGNATPALGGPEDVVPPGEWHAYGRTGYGQRYSPLGEITPANVDQLQVAWQIQTGDLRGRSGDPEETTDEVTPLKVGERLFLCTPHQSVIALDATTGAQLWRYDPKIQGKLALQHLTCRGLSYQPPRSEATPTVQAAATAPAEPASAPAPAAEPASASASSPASEPPPSPPAPPELATSGQAAQPVAADSGHATDHCPARLFMPTADGRLIALDPDTGAVCKDFGGGKGQINLWAHMPNLDPGSYYSTSPVVVTRKLLIVGGTVLDNLSTHEQSGVIRAFDIDTGALVWNWDSGNPDSTEPIAPGQTYTVNSPNSWSIASVDEALGMVYLPMGNQPPDQWGGRRSPAVENYSSSVVALDLATGKVRWRFQTVHHDLWDYDVPAQPTLFDLTVNGATVPALVQPTKQGELFVLDRRTGTPLLPVTETPAPQGAAQGDHSAPTQPRSALSFDPPPLSGRQMWGVTMFDQLACRIAFQRLRYEGRFTPPSVQGSLIYPGNFGTFNWGGIAVDPTRQAAFTTPTYLAFVSKLVPRPDDKALMVQDKGPPQGSLPALNENFGAPFAVKLSPFVSPIGIPCQAPPWGYVAGVDLRTGRIAWKHRNGTVRDLSPVPLPFRMGVPNLGGPVMTAGGVAFLSGTLDNYVRGYEIASGRELWRSRLPAGGQATPMTYTGADGRQYLLVVAGGHGSTGTKAGDSVIAYALPKR